A region of the Geomonas subterranea genome:
TCGTAGGCCTTGGTGATCTCGAGCAGACGGTCGAAGTGCTCATAAAGCGGGTTGTCCGCGTTGTTATGCGCCATCCACTCGATGGTGAAGGCGCCGCCGCGGGATACCACGTCCATGATGCGCCCTTCCTTGCGCATCCGCTCCACGGTGGCACGGGTCACCCCGCAGTGGACCGTGATGAAGTCGACGCCGTCCTCGGCGTGCTTGATCACCCCCTGGAAGATGTCTTCCACGGTCATCTCGACGATCGCCTTATTGTGTTTTCTCACCGCGTCGAGCGCGGCCTGGTACAGCGGCACGGTGCCGATGCAGGCCGGTGTCTCGGCGATCACGGCGCGGCGGATCTCGTCGACCGGACCGCCGGTGGAGAGGTCCATGATGGCGTCGGCGCCGCTGGCGACGGCAACGCGCGCCTTCTCCAGCTCCTTGTCGATGTTGAGGTCGTCGGCGGAGCTGCCGATGTTGGCGTTCACCTTGGTCCTCAACCCCTTCCCCACGGCAAGGGGGGTGCCGTTCACGTGCTTGTTGTTATGGCAGATGATGATGTTCCCGGCGGCGATCCCGGCGCGGATGAACTCGGGGTCGACCCCCTCGGCGAGTGCCGCCGTCTTCATCTTGTCGGTGATGATCCCCTTGCGGGCGTATTCCAGCTGGGTCATGGTTGCTCCTTTTATGGCCGGTTCCTGCGCGATGAAATATTTGAATCGAGGGCAAATGATTATTTGCCCCTACAAACGAACCTACCGTAGGGGCGAATAATCATTCGCCCGCCTTTTTGCTGTGTCTGCCGTGCCTTTCGGAAGAGGGTAGCCCAAGGCCGGGTGGGGGTGGCGCCGGCAGCCGGTTGGCTATTCTCCCTGCTCCCGTGCCGCCAGGAAATGGTTAACCGGGCCGTGCCCCCTCCCCAGCGGCTGGGAAAACTTGATGGCGCGGGTAACGAACAGCTTCGCCCTCAGTATGGCGCTCGGCAGCGGCTCCCCTTGGGCAAGGTAGCTCGCGATGGCGGAGGCCAGGGTGCAGCCGGTGCCGTGGGTGTTGCGGGTGAGGACGCGGGGAGCACTGAAACGGGTGAAGCCGCTGCCGTCGAACAGGATGTCGGTCACCACCCCTTCGGTCAGGTGTCCCCCCTTGACCAGCACGTGCCTTGCGCCCATGAGGTGCAGCGCGCGGGCGGCCAGTTCCATCCCGGCACTGTCGGTGATGGTGAGACCGGTGAGCGCCTCGGCCTCGGGAATGTTGGGGGTGACC
Encoded here:
- the thiC gene encoding phosphomethylpyrimidine synthase ThiC, coding for MTQLEYARKGIITDKMKTAALAEGVDPEFIRAGIAAGNIIICHNNKHVNGTPLAVGKGLRTKVNANIGSSADDLNIDKELEKARVAVASGADAIMDLSTGGPVDEIRRAVIAETPACIGTVPLYQAALDAVRKHNKAIVEMTVEDIFQGVIKHAEDGVDFITVHCGVTRATVERMRKEGRIMDVVSRGGAFTIEWMAHNNADNPLYEHFDRLLEITKAYDMTLSLGDGFRPGCLADATDRAQIHELIILGELTQRAQEYGVQVMIEGPGHMPLNQIEANILLQKRLCHGAPFYVLGPLVTDIAPGYDHITSAIGGTIAAAAGADFLCYVTPSEHLKLPSVEDVREGVMASRIAAHAADIVKGVKGAIEKDNQMARCRKKLDWEGQFALAIDPVKARRLRDESGVADHGACTMCGEFCAYKVMDDATERERANASACA